One stretch of Fictibacillus sp. b24 DNA includes these proteins:
- a CDS encoding anti-repressor SinI family protein, whose amino-acid sequence MENTLSLDQEWVELILEAKNQGYTKEEIKDFLRGLTPNNYK is encoded by the coding sequence GTGGAGAACACCTTGTCGCTGGATCAAGAGTGGGTTGAATTGATACTAGAAGCAAAAAACCAAGGGTATACGAAGGAAGAAATAAAAGATTTTTTAAGGGGTCTGACCCCAAACAATTACAAATGA
- a CDS encoding zinc ribbon domain-containing protein, translating to MSDLQAKIGDGLTKIQGSLQQGKQKLATAQEVAQLKKNSAEAAAKRLELIVALGEQTYELLRKEEITLAGLTGLAQAILDQDRLMYETNKTINEMNAKTETDLTCECGVHLNANAKFCGGCGQKVESRNKDQQDDYTLKCDTCKELNPGDSHYCGCCGNKI from the coding sequence ATGTCCGATTTACAAGCGAAAATAGGGGATGGACTTACTAAAATCCAAGGAAGTTTACAACAAGGGAAACAAAAGCTTGCAACAGCGCAGGAGGTTGCACAGTTAAAGAAAAATTCTGCAGAAGCAGCTGCCAAACGTCTTGAGTTAATTGTTGCTCTTGGTGAACAAACATATGAATTGCTGAGAAAAGAAGAAATTACTCTTGCAGGTTTAACAGGCTTAGCCCAGGCTATTCTTGACCAAGATCGTCTAATGTATGAAACCAACAAAACCATAAATGAGATGAATGCCAAAACGGAAACCGACCTTACATGTGAATGCGGGGTACACTTAAATGCAAATGCCAAGTTTTGTGGAGGATGTGGACAGAAAGTAGAAAGTCGTAACAAAGACCAACAGGATGATTACACGCTTAAGTGTGATACGTGTAAAGAGTTGAATCCAGGCGATTCGCATTATTGTGGGTGCTGCGGCAATAAGATTTGA
- a CDS encoding sugar phosphate nucleotidyltransferase, with product MKIVLLSGGSGKRLWPLSNNARSKQFLKVLKDENNESQSMIQRVWSQLKEADLADSTLISTSISQVDMISNQLKFTDGIIVEPERRDTFPAVCLAASYLYSQLNIDPNEVIVVLPVDPYVENQFFNKVKELEKALQQSDANIALMGVQPTFPSEKYGYIIPQDEEDVIWKKVLHFKEKPTQILAEEFISQGGLWNCGVFAFKLGYILSLLRNMDIPTDYEELLENYSVLPKDSMDYAVIEKERNVIVLKYDGYWKDLGTWNTLTDEMSRNLLGKGTISDDSVNTHLINELEIPITVIGGTNLIVAASPDGILVSDKEKSPLIKNYNSSTHQRPMYEERRWGWYKVLEHAAIDEHHEVLTKRLVIHKGKNLSYHTHFLRHEVWTIIKGTGEFALNGAIKRVSAGEVLEIPPNAKHSIKATTDLEIIEIQTGPKLMEEDKLSLYRNWHELETLAHKTSNAI from the coding sequence ATGAAAATAGTTCTTCTATCTGGAGGGTCTGGAAAACGGTTATGGCCATTATCAAATAATGCGCGATCGAAGCAGTTTTTAAAAGTGTTAAAAGATGAGAACAACGAAAGCCAATCTATGATTCAGCGTGTATGGAGTCAATTGAAGGAAGCGGATCTTGCAGACTCTACTCTCATATCCACCAGCATTTCACAAGTGGATATGATCTCGAATCAGCTGAAATTTACAGACGGTATTATTGTTGAGCCTGAGCGGCGAGACACATTTCCGGCGGTTTGTTTAGCTGCTTCTTATCTCTATTCACAGCTAAATATCGATCCCAATGAAGTGATCGTTGTTTTACCTGTTGACCCTTATGTAGAAAATCAATTTTTTAATAAAGTAAAAGAACTTGAAAAAGCTCTTCAGCAATCTGATGCAAACATTGCTCTAATGGGTGTGCAGCCAACGTTTCCATCTGAAAAGTACGGCTACATCATCCCGCAGGATGAAGAGGATGTTATCTGGAAAAAAGTACTGCATTTTAAGGAAAAACCAACACAGATCTTAGCTGAAGAATTCATAAGTCAAGGCGGTCTATGGAATTGCGGTGTTTTTGCCTTTAAATTAGGTTATATTCTATCGCTATTACGCAACATGGATATCCCGACTGATTATGAAGAGTTGCTAGAAAACTATTCTGTTCTTCCTAAAGACAGCATGGACTATGCAGTGATAGAAAAGGAAAGGAACGTGATTGTTTTAAAATACGATGGGTATTGGAAAGATCTTGGTACCTGGAATACATTAACTGATGAGATGAGCAGGAACTTATTAGGGAAAGGAACTATTAGCGATGATTCTGTAAATACCCACCTAATCAATGAGTTGGAAATTCCGATTACAGTAATCGGTGGTACGAATTTAATCGTGGCAGCAAGCCCTGACGGCATCCTCGTCTCTGATAAAGAGAAAAGTCCTTTAATAAAAAACTACAATTCAAGTACTCATCAAAGACCTATGTATGAAGAACGGAGATGGGGCTGGTATAAAGTGTTAGAACATGCAGCAATTGATGAACACCATGAAGTACTTACAAAAAGGTTAGTGATCCATAAAGGAAAGAACTTAAGTTATCACACACACTTTCTTCGACATGAAGTATGGACCATCATTAAAGGTACCGGAGAATTTGCTCTAAATGGAGCTATTAAAAGAGTGAGTGCAGGAGAAGTACTGGAGATTCCCCCCAACGCCAAACACAGTATAAAAGCAACAACAGATCTAGAGATCATAGAAATACAAACGGGTCCAAAATTAATGGAAGAAGACAAATTAAGTCTATACAGAAACTGGCATGAGCTCGAGACTCTAGCACATAAGACCTCTAATGCAATTTAA
- a CDS encoding glycosyltransferase, translating into MKILYVSPRMPYPPKKGDQLRAYNQLIGLKSLGHEVHLISFGTEASIPYQLQQLCTKVTVVPFSKTEALKNIVFGLFKGWPLQTSLYYSDELLQEIRHAASDNNYDIVHHQLVRLLPYQSSINHLPNVIDFVDSISLNLNRSINMKKSLANPFIQWEAKNVHKMEQQASSLYDGGIFISEVDKNNVSMNRSTLTTIANGVDLKYFSFQQQLTNENNLVFVGNMSYAPNREGVKYFIKHIYPLIKKQREDFTFYIVGRNPTKDLLRLCEEHENIIVTGEVVDVREYLWNAKLFVCPLKSGAGLQNKVLEAMSCGIPVITTSIVNDPIKAKEGQSIIVRDQDEKFAEAIVQLLSDGYQLNNIRHEARTFVEKNYQWGHLSAQLAEFYNKTIENHANKQNRSSQTQIKIEVTR; encoded by the coding sequence TTGAAGATCTTATACGTTTCACCTAGAATGCCTTATCCACCAAAAAAGGGAGATCAATTGAGAGCTTATAACCAGTTAATAGGTTTAAAGTCTTTAGGTCATGAAGTTCATCTTATCTCCTTTGGAACTGAAGCGTCTATTCCTTATCAACTTCAACAACTGTGCACCAAGGTAACAGTGGTCCCTTTTAGCAAAACAGAAGCTTTAAAAAACATCGTCTTTGGGTTGTTTAAAGGCTGGCCGTTACAAACATCACTCTACTATTCTGATGAACTTCTGCAAGAGATAAGACACGCTGCATCAGATAATAACTATGATATTGTTCATCATCAACTCGTTCGTTTACTTCCCTATCAATCTTCTATTAATCACTTGCCTAACGTAATAGACTTTGTCGATTCCATTTCTTTAAATCTTAATCGGTCCATAAATATGAAAAAATCGCTTGCAAATCCTTTCATCCAGTGGGAAGCAAAAAACGTGCACAAGATGGAACAGCAGGCGAGTTCACTTTATGACGGGGGAATTTTCATCTCGGAGGTCGATAAGAATAACGTTTCTATGAATCGCAGTACATTAACTACGATTGCAAACGGAGTAGACCTTAAATATTTTTCCTTTCAACAACAGTTAACAAATGAGAATAACTTAGTTTTTGTTGGAAATATGAGTTACGCTCCAAACCGGGAAGGTGTTAAGTATTTTATCAAACACATCTATCCTCTTATCAAAAAACAAAGAGAAGATTTTACATTCTATATAGTTGGTCGTAATCCAACAAAAGATCTTTTACGACTCTGTGAAGAACATGAAAATATTATTGTAACGGGGGAAGTAGTCGATGTCCGAGAATATCTTTGGAATGCTAAACTGTTCGTTTGTCCTTTAAAATCGGGTGCAGGCTTGCAGAACAAAGTGTTAGAAGCGATGTCATGCGGTATACCTGTTATTACGACTTCAATCGTCAATGATCCGATCAAAGCGAAAGAAGGTCAAAGTATTATTGTCAGAGATCAAGATGAAAAATTTGCTGAAGCTATCGTTCAATTGCTTTCTGACGGATACCAGTTAAACAATATTCGGCACGAAGCAAGAACGTTTGTAGAGAAAAACTACCAATGGGGTCATTTAAGTGCTCAATTAGCAGAGTTTTATAATAAGACCATTGAGAATCATGCAAATAAACAAAACCGTTCATCACAAACTCAAATAAAGATTGAGGTGACACGATGA
- a CDS encoding zinc ribbon domain-containing protein, with amino-acid sequence MKFCIECGHQLSMDQEFCSECGTKHAVEQKHVELRVENKGRTPEKKANKKKKGMYILVIVVLFLMMSGYGGYLFGKKQTGPEAVIAEFVHAVENNDVERVMQAINLGQTDVNLDIETTKTYMDYLNKNNKLFSDSINELKKQGENLENSTSTNNEKFKNELFHIRKDGKTWFIFDRYVIEAKAYKVKVASNFDDSIVYLNGDSRGTVMKDEYLNIPSILPGEHEIKVVYKGKYSTLEEKVKLDFSKAENQVLQADLTLEGKYITFSSNYDDARLFINGKDSGMLIEEAYDVGPMSTNGSITVHAEKEFETGTMKSREVTITSDYDINLDIDYKEPEPAPELVPQPEEEEEEEEEEEEEKPVVDVWDDDYFTTFMQEYVAYSVAAINNNDFSIVQNFLNPNGPAYEELKKYIVYTNEKGITEEFLSLEVGDIEPVDQNTVKVTTLEEYEIYYKDGTSKYKKFISNYELVYYGGNYRVHKLISTEELEEY; translated from the coding sequence ATGAAGTTTTGCATAGAATGCGGACATCAGTTAAGCATGGACCAAGAATTCTGTTCAGAATGTGGAACGAAGCATGCTGTAGAGCAGAAACATGTGGAATTAAGAGTTGAAAATAAGGGTAGGACTCCTGAGAAAAAAGCAAATAAGAAGAAAAAAGGAATGTATATCCTCGTTATAGTCGTGTTATTTCTAATGATGAGCGGATACGGGGGTTATCTGTTTGGCAAAAAACAAACTGGGCCAGAAGCGGTTATTGCGGAATTTGTTCATGCTGTAGAAAATAATGACGTTGAGCGTGTCATGCAAGCGATTAACCTCGGTCAAACAGATGTGAATCTAGATATAGAAACAACAAAAACCTATATGGATTATTTAAACAAAAACAATAAACTTTTTTCCGATTCGATTAATGAACTCAAAAAGCAGGGAGAAAATCTCGAGAATAGCACATCAACAAACAATGAGAAGTTTAAAAACGAGCTATTCCATATAAGAAAAGACGGTAAAACGTGGTTCATATTTGATAGATATGTAATAGAAGCAAAAGCTTATAAGGTGAAAGTGGCTTCAAACTTTGACGACTCTATTGTCTATCTTAATGGAGATAGCAGAGGAACCGTAATGAAAGACGAATACCTTAACATTCCATCCATTCTCCCAGGTGAGCATGAGATAAAAGTCGTTTACAAAGGAAAGTACAGTACATTGGAAGAAAAAGTGAAGTTGGATTTTTCAAAGGCAGAAAATCAAGTATTACAGGCCGATCTAACGTTAGAAGGAAAATACATTACCTTCTCCTCCAACTATGATGACGCACGTCTTTTTATTAATGGAAAAGATAGCGGCATGTTGATAGAAGAAGCATATGACGTGGGACCAATGTCCACTAATGGCTCTATTACCGTTCATGCAGAAAAAGAATTTGAAACGGGTACAATGAAAAGCCGGGAAGTAACGATTACTAGCGATTATGATATTAATCTGGACATAGACTACAAAGAACCGGAACCAGCACCAGAGCTGGTACCACAGCCTGAGGAAGAGGAAGAGGAAGAGGAAGAGGAAGAGGAAGAAAAGCCGGTTGTAGATGTATGGGATGACGACTACTTCACAACATTTATGCAAGAATATGTCGCATATTCAGTGGCAGCTATCAATAATAATGATTTTTCAATCGTACAAAATTTTCTTAATCCGAACGGTCCTGCTTATGAAGAATTAAAGAAATATATTGTATACACGAACGAAAAAGGAATAACCGAAGAATTTCTATCCCTTGAAGTAGGAGATATAGAGCCAGTCGATCAAAATACGGTAAAAGTAACCACGCTGGAAGAATATGAAATTTATTATAAAGATGGAACATCGAAGTACAAAAAGTTTATCAGCAACTATGAGCTTGTTTATTATGGCGGGAATTATCGCGTACACAAGTTAATCAGTACAGAAGAATTAGAAGAATATTAA